Within the Mumia flava genome, the region GCCAGGGCGTCCATCGCCTCGGTGGCGACCTGACCCGGCGCGATCCGCATCGAGACCCGGGCGCTCGCGCGCGGCAGCAGGGTGTTGGACGCCTCGGCCGTGCTGGGCGCGTCGATCCCGATCACGCTGATCGCCGGCTTGGTCCACAGCCGGTCGACGACCGAGCCCGAGCCGATCTGCTGCACACCGTCGAGCACGCCCGACTCCGCGACGAGGCGCTCGTGGGGGTACTCCACGTCCGCCGCCTGCCCCGACACCAGGCCGGCGACGGCAACCTCGCCGTCGTCGTCGTGCAGGCTGCTCAGCAGCCGGACGAGCGCGGTCACCGCGTCGGGGAACACGCCGCCCCACATGCCGGAGTGCACGGCGTGCTCCAGCGTCTCGACCTCGACGGTCAGGTCGACGAGCCCGCGCAGCGTCGTCGTGAGGGCCGGGACTCCGATGTCCCAGTTGCCGGAGTCCGCGATCACGATCACGTCCGCCGCGAGCCGGTCGCGGTGGGTCTCGAGCAAACGGGTGAGCGTCGGCGACCCCGACTCCTCCTCGCCCTCCACGAACACCGTCACGCCGACCGGCGGGTGCCCGTCGTACGCCCGGAACGCGGCCAGGTGGGCGGCGATCCCCGCCTTGTCGTCGGCGGCACCCCGCCCGTACAACCGCCCGTCCCGCACGGTCGGCTCGAACGGAGGCGAGGTCCACAGCGCGGCATCGCCGGTCGGCTGGACGTCGTGGTGGGCGTAGAGGAGCACGGTCGGGGCCCCTTCGGGCGCCGGATGACGGGCGATCACCGCCGGGCCACCGCCTTCGGAGACCACCTCGACGTCCGCGAACCCGGCGTCGCGGAGCAGACCCGCGACCTGGTCGGCGCTCGCTCGCACGTCGTCCGCCCGGGCG harbors:
- a CDS encoding dipeptidase yields the protein MSSSGAVERLQFIMPSILRDLDALVRTPSVGADPARADDVRASADQVAGLLRDAGFADVEVVSEGGGPAVIARHPAPEGAPTVLLYAHHDVQPTGDAALWTSPPFEPTVRDGRLYGRGAADDKAGIAAHLAAFRAYDGHPPVGVTVFVEGEEESGSPTLTRLLETHRDRLAADVIVIADSGNWDIGVPALTTTLRGLVDLTVEVETLEHAVHSGMWGGVFPDAVTALVRLLSSLHDDDGEVAVAGLVSGQAADVEYPHERLVAESGVLDGVQQIGSGSVVDRLWTKPAISVIGIDAPSTAEASNTLLPRASARVSMRIAPGQVATEAMDALAAHLRHHAPWGARVTVTPGDLGEPYAIDAAGPAYDAARDAFREAWDGVAPIDMGVGGSIPFIAEFAERFPEAAILVTGVEDPDTRAHGIDEGLHLAEFDRVCRAETLLLARLAESWGEASESVR